One region of Deinococcus sp. Leaf326 genomic DNA includes:
- a CDS encoding CAP domain-containing protein: MIPTFRVLALSLTLLALSACDQAGQLVSPGLTYSETVAQANATLPASGAAVGQGSGYSTVRVSPSAVEVEMLSWVNEIRTRGTVSGQDVIAGSCAEGTFKPGVLSALRFDGAAGLAARRHAEYMLGEGYEAHAETRTASPMFYGGTVQDRMARAQSESGEPSRVPAGENVVTGYADARAATIAWMKSPDHCANLLGSQYVAMGTGYAADEFSPSDFIENGNLRRYEQNYVQVFTIR, translated from the coding sequence ATGATTCCTACGTTTCGCGTTCTGGCCTTGTCCCTGACCCTCCTTGCCCTCAGTGCCTGCGATCAGGCGGGTCAGTTGGTGTCACCGGGTCTCACATACAGCGAGACGGTGGCGCAAGCGAATGCGACCCTTCCTGCATCAGGCGCCGCAGTAGGCCAGGGAAGTGGCTACAGTACGGTCCGGGTCAGCCCGTCTGCCGTGGAGGTCGAGATGCTGAGCTGGGTCAACGAAATTCGTACGCGCGGCACGGTGAGCGGCCAAGACGTGATTGCCGGCAGTTGCGCTGAAGGGACATTCAAACCCGGGGTACTGAGCGCCCTGCGGTTCGATGGAGCAGCAGGCCTTGCTGCCCGGCGACATGCCGAATACATGCTCGGCGAGGGCTACGAGGCTCATGCCGAGACGCGCACGGCGTCTCCGATGTTCTATGGTGGGACCGTCCAGGACCGGATGGCCCGCGCCCAGAGCGAATCTGGTGAACCGTCTCGAGTGCCTGCCGGTGAGAATGTGGTCACCGGGTATGCCGACGCTCGGGCGGCCACCATCGCCTGGATGAAGAGCCCCGATCACTGCGCCAACCTCCTGGGTTCCCAGTACGTCGCTATGGGCACCGGGTACGCCGCAGACGAGTTCTCGCCCTCGGACTTTATTGAGAACGGTAATCTGCGACGCTACGAGCAGAATTACGTGCAGGTGTTCACGATTCGCTAG
- a CDS encoding IS5 family transposase produces the protein MSRSAYPNDLTDAEWHVLFPLLPPEASVGRPRKWSFREILDGIFYVLRGGIAWRAMPHDLPPWQTVYHSHRLWRLHGVWEALHTILRELVRQREGRAATPSAAIIDSQSVKTTEAGGPRGYDGGKKVSGRKRHLLVDTLGLVMAIK, from the coding sequence ATGTCCCGATCTGCCTATCCGAACGATCTGACGGACGCCGAGTGGCACGTTCTTTTCCCCCTCCTTCCTCCAGAAGCCTCCGTAGGACGCCCTCGGAAATGGTCGTTTCGAGAGATCCTGGACGGGATTTTCTACGTCCTGCGGGGCGGCATCGCTTGGCGAGCGATGCCTCATGATTTGCCTCCGTGGCAGACGGTCTATCACTCCCATCGTCTTTGGCGGCTCCATGGGGTCTGGGAGGCATTGCACACGATCCTTCGGGAATTGGTCCGTCAGCGTGAGGGTCGCGCAGCGACCCCCAGCGCAGCGATCATTGATAGTCAATCCGTCAAGACCACAGAAGCTGGCGGGCCTCGCGGCTATGACGGGGGCAAGAAAGTGAGTGGTCGGAAACGTCACCTGCTCGTCGACACCTTAGGGCTGGTCATGGCGATCAAG
- a CDS encoding IS630 family transposase, translating to SGWKPSKLTRAQQEERRLAAKEWLQQGTFSRQAIAEHVGVSIHTVGTWVTRLNQQRTLEATVATGRPSRLTDEQREZIRTLXXEGSRHHGXPDXSWTTARVRDVIGRHLGIWYHRDHVRKLLHALGFTPQMPDGRAAERNEFRIAXWKEQVXPELKKKVAEGATLVYLDEVGFAMKGVRRQTWNXXGVTPLVTLPANWEKLSTIGAITSGGQFFQNTKRAPCGVGM from the coding sequence TCTGGTTGGAAGCCCTCAAAACTCACCCGTGCCCAGCAGGAAGAACGCCGCCTCGCTGCAAAAGAATGGCTGCAACAAGGGACCTTCTCCCGCCAGGCGATCGCAGAGCACGTTGGGGTCTCCATCCACACGGTYGGCACTTGGGTCACGCGGCTGAACCAGCAGCGCACCCTCGAGGCCACCGTCGCGACYGGACGTCCCAGCCGATTGACGGACGAACAGCGCGAASAGATCCGAACCCTCCYGCRGGAGGGTTCACGTCATCACGGCTMMCCAGATGAMAGCTGGACGACGGCCCGCGTGCGGGACGTGATCGGCCGCCATCTGGGCATCTGGTATCACCGTGATCATGTTCGCAAGCTGCTTCATGCGCTGGGGTTTACACCGCAGATGCCGGATGGACGRGCAGCAGAACGCAACGAATTCCGGATTGCCARCTGGAAAGAACAGGTGGYCCCGGAGTTGAAAAAAAAGGTCGCTGAGGGCGCCACCTTGGTCTATCTCGATGAGGTGGGCTTTGCGATGAAGGGCGTACGCCGGCAGACCTGGAACAYCAKGGGCGTGACGCCCYTGGTGACSTTGCCYGCGAACTGGGAGAAGCTTTCCACCATAGGGGCAATCACCTCGGGGGGACAGTTCTTCCAGAACACAAAAAGGGCGCCATGCGGAGTGGGGATGTGA